In Caproiciproducens sp. NJN-50, the following are encoded in one genomic region:
- a CDS encoding DUF3810 domain-containing protein, which translates to MHRIFQRAGLRKRLWFLILLPAALVLTACAAWKPSFAQWYAIRIYPALSLTVNRITGLVPFSVAECLVILLLLCIPVILIFFAAGMIRKKGSRPLFALKSAVNLAVFFSIVSFLFTINCGINYYRYPFADTCGLKVEPSTSTELNELCVSLASDANRLRPGLKADDQGVMELRQKSLSMTAQEAALAYNRLERDYPLLRSGYGAPKLVHFSRAMSRCNITGIFFPFTLEANVNTDVPEYTIPVTMCHELSHLRGYMREEEANFIGYLVCSKSGEPDFQYSGDMLAFTYASNALFSVDADAANKIFSSLNPGVRRDLAYNSEYWKQFEGPVSKASNSVNDQYLKANSQDDGVKSYGRMVDLLLAQQRAEKKKD; encoded by the coding sequence ATGCATCGAATATTCCAGAGGGCCGGACTTAGAAAGAGGCTTTGGTTTCTGATTCTTCTCCCCGCAGCGCTGGTCCTGACCGCCTGCGCCGCCTGGAAACCGTCTTTTGCACAATGGTACGCAATCAGGATCTATCCCGCCCTGTCCCTGACGGTGAACCGGATAACGGGCCTTGTCCCGTTTTCCGTAGCGGAGTGTCTGGTGATCCTGCTTCTTCTTTGCATTCCCGTGATTCTCATCTTTTTCGCGGCGGGAATGATTCGGAAAAAAGGCTCGCGCCCGCTTTTCGCGCTGAAATCGGCCGTGAATCTGGCTGTCTTTTTCAGCATCGTCTCCTTTCTGTTCACCATAAACTGCGGGATCAATTACTATCGCTATCCCTTTGCGGACACCTGCGGCCTCAAGGTGGAACCATCTACCAGTACGGAGCTGAACGAGCTCTGCGTTTCCCTGGCATCGGATGCAAACCGGCTTCGTCCCGGCCTCAAAGCCGATGACCAGGGCGTGATGGAACTGCGCCAAAAAAGCCTTTCCATGACCGCGCAGGAGGCGGCCCTGGCCTATAACCGGCTGGAGCGGGATTACCCGCTGCTGCGCTCCGGTTACGGCGCGCCGAAGCTGGTCCATTTTTCCAGGGCGATGTCGCGCTGCAATATCACCGGCATCTTTTTTCCGTTCACCCTGGAAGCGAACGTGAATACCGACGTGCCGGAATATACCATTCCCGTCACCATGTGCCACGAGCTATCCCACTTGCGCGGGTACATGCGCGAAGAGGAAGCGAATTTTATCGGTTATTTAGTCTGCTCAAAAAGCGGGGAGCCGGATTTTCAGTACTCCGGCGACATGCTCGCTTTCACATATGCTTCCAACGCTCTTTTTTCCGTTGATGCCGACGCCGCAAACAAGATTTTCTCCTCGCTCAACCCCGGGGTTCGCCGGGATTTGGCATATAACTCGGAATACTGGAAGCAGTTCGAAGGCCCTGTCTCAAAAGCGTCGAACAGCGTAAACGACCAGTATCTGAAAGCAAACAGCCAGGATGACGGGGTAAAAAGCTACGGCAGAATGGTCGACCTGCTCCTCGCGCAGCAGCGCGCCGAAAAGAAAAAAGACTGA
- a CDS encoding bactofilin family protein, whose protein sequence is MDRSDDLHFSRAGTAKRDEIYEEAAEEPDQTDRHAAAPSGQHGNRFESAFADEQKNTTVISSGTTITGDIKSDGNIEMMGTMTGSILTSGSVKINGKQVGDVQGAGIDLFACTVRGSLNAADEVNVDSDSVIVGDIKCGNLTIDGKLKGNVHVMGNVCCQGNSVIIGDITSTTITVSSGAKLKGKVEISDGSIEPVEVGTGETSALSSESEAADEKNPQ, encoded by the coding sequence ATGGACAGATCCGACGATTTGCATTTTAGCCGTGCCGGCACAGCGAAACGGGATGAGATTTACGAGGAAGCTGCCGAAGAACCGGACCAGACGGACCGTCATGCCGCTGCGCCGTCAGGGCAGCATGGAAATCGGTTTGAAAGCGCGTTCGCCGATGAGCAGAAAAACACTACGGTGATTTCCTCTGGGACCACAATTACGGGCGATATTAAGTCCGACGGCAACATTGAAATGATGGGCACCATGACCGGGAGCATCCTGACTTCCGGCAGTGTGAAGATCAACGGCAAGCAAGTTGGGGATGTCCAGGGAGCCGGCATCGATTTGTTCGCCTGCACAGTCCGCGGGAGCCTGAATGCCGCGGATGAAGTCAATGTGGACAGCGACTCCGTAATCGTCGGGGACATTAAATGCGGCAACCTGACCATAGACGGCAAGCTGAAGGGCAATGTTCATGTGATGGGGAACGTATGCTGTCAGGGAAACTCCGTCATTATCGGCGATATTACGTCGACGACCATCACGGTCAGCAGCGGTGCAAAGCTAAAAGGCAAGGTAGAAATTTCGGACGGCAGCATCGAGCCTGTCGAAGTGGGAACAGGTGAGACATCGGCTCTTTCTTCAGAATCGGAAGCCGCCGATGAGAAAAATCCGCAATAG
- a CDS encoding valine--tRNA ligase: MSRELAKTYDPQDVEDRIYDFWLSGGFFHAERDPGKKPYTIVMPPPNITGQLHMGHALDCTLQDILIRYRRMQGYCALWLPGTDHASIATEAKIVEAMHKEGLTKEGIGREAFLKRAWEWREKYGRRIVEQQKKLGSSCDWQRERFTLDEGCSKAVREVFVNLYEKDLIYRGERIINWCPHCRTSISDAEVEFSERDGFFWHIRYPFKDGSGYIQLATTRPETMLGDTAVAVHPEDERYRGLVGKTLVLPLVNREIPLIADEYVERDFGTGVVKITPAHDPNDFEVGLRHHLDIINVMDESGNINENGGSYSGMTGMDARKKIVEDLKAGGFLVKVEPIKHNVGACYRCGTPVEPRVSKQWFVKMKPMAEPAIAEVQTGKTQFIPDRFSKIYYHWMENIKDWCISRQLWWGHRIPAWYCRDCGETIVAREEPHTCPKCGSKHLEQDPDTLDTWFSSALWPFSTLGWPDKTPDLDYFYPTDTLVTAYDIIFFWVARMIFSGIEQMGEVPFHNVLIHGLVRDAQGRKMSKSLGNGIEPLQEISKYGADALRFTLATGNSPGNDMRYSTEKVEASRNFANKIWNAARFILMNIEGKDVPNSLPEELALEDKWIVDSFNRVAGEITENLDKFELGIAVQKLYDFLWDEFCDWYIEISKIRLNSGDEQAAQDARRVLVWVMTGTLQLLHPFMPFITEEIWQTLPHEGESIMVSKWPEPDDSHSFPEAAQEMEKIMEAVRAVRNRRSEMNVPPSRRTHLSIDTSSQKTFLDGAAILERLAYANHVEVGVDLNVSDAVTIVTPDAKLLIPTDDLVDRKAERERLSKELESALKQLATAETKLKNEKFLSKAPENVVDGVRQNAAKLKDHIALIQSSLESLS, from the coding sequence ATGAGCAGGGAGCTAGCGAAGACCTATGACCCACAGGACGTGGAAGACCGGATTTATGATTTCTGGCTTTCCGGCGGATTTTTTCACGCGGAACGCGACCCGGGGAAAAAACCTTATACGATCGTTATGCCGCCTCCGAACATCACGGGGCAGCTTCATATGGGACACGCCCTTGACTGTACACTGCAGGATATCCTGATCCGCTACCGCAGAATGCAGGGTTACTGCGCTCTCTGGCTGCCGGGAACGGACCATGCCTCCATTGCCACCGAGGCAAAGATCGTCGAGGCCATGCACAAGGAGGGCCTGACGAAAGAAGGAATCGGCCGCGAGGCGTTTTTAAAGCGCGCCTGGGAATGGAGAGAAAAATACGGCAGAAGAATTGTAGAACAGCAGAAAAAACTCGGTTCCTCCTGCGATTGGCAGCGCGAGCGATTTACTTTGGATGAAGGCTGCTCCAAGGCGGTTCGCGAAGTGTTTGTCAACCTGTACGAAAAGGACCTGATTTATCGCGGTGAGCGCATTATCAACTGGTGCCCGCACTGCAGGACCTCCATTTCCGACGCGGAGGTGGAATTCTCCGAGCGGGACGGCTTTTTCTGGCATATCCGCTATCCTTTTAAGGATGGCAGCGGCTACATTCAGCTTGCGACCACGCGTCCCGAAACGATGCTGGGTGACACCGCGGTTGCCGTTCACCCGGAGGATGAGCGGTACAGGGGCCTTGTGGGCAAGACGCTGGTTCTCCCACTGGTGAACCGCGAAATACCGCTGATTGCCGATGAGTATGTGGAACGCGACTTCGGGACCGGCGTGGTGAAAATCACCCCGGCTCACGACCCGAACGACTTTGAAGTAGGGTTGCGCCACCATCTCGATATTATCAACGTAATGGACGAAAGCGGCAATATCAATGAAAACGGCGGTTCCTACTCCGGGATGACCGGCATGGATGCCCGCAAAAAGATTGTGGAAGACCTGAAAGCGGGCGGCTTTCTGGTCAAGGTCGAGCCGATCAAGCACAATGTGGGCGCGTGCTACCGCTGCGGCACTCCGGTCGAGCCGCGGGTCTCCAAACAATGGTTTGTCAAAATGAAACCGATGGCCGAGCCGGCCATCGCGGAAGTTCAGACGGGGAAAACGCAGTTCATTCCGGATCGGTTCTCTAAAATTTATTATCATTGGATGGAAAACATCAAGGATTGGTGTATTTCCCGCCAGCTCTGGTGGGGGCATCGCATTCCCGCCTGGTACTGCCGAGACTGCGGCGAGACGATCGTCGCGCGGGAGGAACCCCATACCTGCCCGAAGTGCGGTTCAAAACATCTGGAGCAGGACCCGGATACGCTGGACACCTGGTTTTCCTCCGCGCTCTGGCCGTTTTCCACGCTCGGATGGCCGGACAAAACTCCCGATTTGGATTATTTTTATCCGACCGACACACTGGTTACCGCCTATGATATTATCTTCTTCTGGGTTGCCCGCATGATCTTCTCCGGAATCGAGCAGATGGGGGAGGTTCCGTTCCACAATGTTCTGATTCACGGTCTGGTGCGCGACGCGCAGGGCCGCAAGATGAGCAAATCGCTCGGAAACGGCATCGAACCGCTGCAGGAGATATCCAAATACGGCGCGGATGCGCTCCGCTTTACGCTGGCAACCGGAAACAGCCCCGGAAACGACATGCGCTATTCCACTGAAAAGGTGGAGGCAAGCCGCAATTTTGCCAATAAGATCTGGAACGCCGCTCGTTTTATCTTGATGAACATCGAAGGAAAGGATGTTCCGAACAGCCTGCCGGAAGAGCTTGCTCTGGAAGACAAATGGATCGTGGATTCCTTTAACCGCGTGGCGGGAGAAATCACCGAAAATCTGGATAAATTCGAGCTGGGAATTGCCGTTCAGAAGCTCTATGACTTCCTTTGGGATGAATTCTGCGACTGGTATATCGAGATTTCCAAAATCCGCCTGAATTCCGGGGATGAACAGGCGGCGCAGGACGCGCGCAGGGTCCTGGTCTGGGTCATGACCGGAACGCTGCAGCTTCTGCATCCGTTTATGCCGTTCATCACGGAGGAAATCTGGCAGACCCTGCCGCACGAGGGCGAGTCGATCATGGTTTCCAAGTGGCCGGAACCGGATGATTCCCACAGCTTTCCGGAAGCGGCGCAGGAAATGGAAAAGATTATGGAGGCCGTGCGTGCCGTGCGCAACCGCCGGTCGGAAATGAATGTGCCGCCGTCGCGCAGAACCCATCTTTCCATCGACACATCATCTCAGAAAACTTTCTTGGACGGCGCCGCAATTTTGGAACGGCTTGCCTATGCGAATCATGTAGAGGTCGGTGTGGATTTGAACGTTTCGGACGCCGTGACCATCGTTACGCCGGATGCGAAACTGCTGATTCCTACGGACGATCTGGTAGACCGTAAGGCGGAGCGGGAACGGCTTTCGAAAGAACTGGAGTCCGCGCTCAAGCAGCTTGCGACGGCGGAAACGAAACTGAAAAATGAGAAATTCCTTTCCAAAGCTCCGGAAAATGTTGTGGACGGCGTCCGTCAGAATGCCGCGAAGCTCAAAGACCATATTGCTTTGATTCAGTCTTCTCTGGAATCTTTATCATAG
- a CDS encoding STAS domain-containing protein (This anti-anti-sigma factor, or anti-sigma factor antagonist, belongs to a family that includes characterized members SpoIIAA, RsbV, RsfA, and RsfB.): MGVRLILKEGVLTAVLSGEIDHHSAREIRGEIDETASRIKPKKLIFDFSAVQFMDSSGIGLIMGRCKLMQLWGGKVEIVRLPPKIEKIVSLAGLNQLCAIKGGD, translated from the coding sequence ATGGGCGTCAGGCTGATTCTAAAGGAGGGGGTCCTGACAGCGGTTCTCAGCGGGGAAATCGACCATCATTCCGCAAGGGAGATCCGGGGAGAAATTGATGAAACCGCGTCAAGAATCAAGCCGAAAAAATTGATTTTCGATTTTTCAGCGGTGCAGTTTATGGACAGCTCCGGCATCGGGCTGATTATGGGACGCTGCAAATTGATGCAGTTGTGGGGCGGTAAGGTGGAAATTGTCCGTCTTCCGCCGAAAATTGAAAAAATCGTGTCGCTTGCGGGGCTGAATCAGCTTTGCGCTATTAAGGGAGGGGACTGA
- a CDS encoding Na/Pi cotransporter family protein, whose amino-acid sequence MTLDNILMLLGGLGLFLYGMKLMGESLELAAGSRIKEMAERLTTNKYMGALLGFAVTAVIQSSSATTVMVVGFVNAGIMNLTQAVGIIMGANIGTTVTGLITAINFMAIAPVAVFIGVGMIMLARKSNTKHIGQIIAGFGILFLGMSTMSTSMEPLGKSTLFANIITNFRNPFIGLMAGLVFTAIIQSSSATVGVLQSLALSGVVDLKSVVFVIFGLNIGTCVTAILSSIGTNKTARRTAIVHLLFNVIGATLFTTITILTPFTQLVIRMSPGNVLFQIFLVHVIFNTVTTAILLPMSDVLIRMAYKIIPGEDNTAQAMSLKYLDSRILNTPPVAVTQLLKEVGRMADLAKANFLNSMAALFDKDPVKIKELEENEGVINFLNKRITAYLIRINALDLEDNDREIVGALFHVVNDIERIGDHSENIGEQAQIVIDGKASLSGSASDELHEMQDLILSILGDSFQLFLKGSSDAELSYKVDHTEETIDGRTEELKENHIRRLNNGQCSAESSALFNDLLINLERIADHATNIAFSMSHTKRVPILVNGKRVSAKKA is encoded by the coding sequence ATGACGCTTGATAATATTTTAATGCTGCTGGGAGGCCTGGGACTTTTCCTGTACGGAATGAAGCTGATGGGGGAATCTCTGGAGCTTGCGGCAGGGTCACGGATTAAGGAAATGGCCGAGCGGCTTACAACGAACAAGTACATGGGAGCTCTTCTTGGGTTTGCCGTAACTGCGGTCATCCAAAGTTCCTCCGCCACGACGGTGATGGTGGTCGGCTTTGTAAACGCCGGGATCATGAATCTGACTCAGGCCGTCGGCATCATCATGGGTGCCAATATCGGAACCACCGTGACGGGGCTGATCACAGCGATCAATTTTATGGCGATCGCGCCTGTGGCGGTTTTTATCGGTGTGGGGATGATCATGCTTGCCAGGAAAAGCAATACGAAACATATTGGGCAAATCATTGCCGGCTTTGGAATTCTGTTTCTTGGCATGTCCACGATGAGCACGTCGATGGAACCGCTGGGGAAGTCCACGCTCTTTGCCAACATCATCACGAATTTCAGAAACCCTTTCATCGGTCTGATGGCCGGCTTGGTTTTTACCGCCATTATTCAAAGCTCCTCGGCTACGGTGGGAGTGCTCCAGTCGCTGGCCCTTTCCGGCGTGGTTGATCTCAAGTCCGTGGTGTTTGTGATTTTCGGGCTGAACATCGGCACCTGCGTGACTGCCATCCTTTCTTCAATAGGAACGAATAAAACAGCCAGACGCACCGCCATCGTGCACCTGCTGTTCAATGTGATTGGGGCGACCTTGTTCACGACCATCACGATTCTGACTCCATTCACGCAGCTGGTGATACGAATGTCTCCCGGAAACGTGCTGTTCCAGATTTTCCTGGTCCATGTGATCTTCAACACGGTCACGACGGCCATTCTGCTGCCGATGAGCGACGTGCTGATCCGCATGGCTTACAAAATCATTCCGGGCGAAGACAACACGGCGCAGGCCATGAGCCTGAAGTACCTGGACTCCCGTATCCTGAACACGCCGCCCGTGGCGGTGACGCAGCTTTTGAAAGAAGTAGGCCGTATGGCGGACCTTGCCAAAGCCAACTTTCTCAATTCCATGGCGGCTCTGTTTGACAAGGACCCCGTCAAAATCAAAGAGCTTGAGGAGAATGAGGGGGTCATTAATTTTTTGAATAAAAGGATCACCGCCTACCTGATTCGAATCAATGCGCTTGATCTGGAGGATAACGACCGGGAGATTGTCGGCGCGTTGTTCCATGTTGTAAACGATATTGAACGGATCGGGGACCACAGCGAAAATATCGGGGAACAGGCCCAGATTGTGATTGATGGAAAAGCCTCTCTGAGCGGCAGCGCGTCGGATGAGCTGCATGAGATGCAGGATCTGATTCTGAGCATCCTCGGCGATTCCTTCCAGCTGTTTTTGAAAGGCAGCAGCGACGCGGAGCTTTCCTATAAGGTGGACCATACGGAAGAAACAATTGACGGCCGTACGGAGGAACTGAAAGAGAATCATATTCGCCGTCTGAACAACGGACAGTGCAGCGCGGAATCCAGCGCGCTGTTTAACGATCTCCTCATCAATTTGGAGCGGATCGCGGACCACGCGACGAACATCGCTTTTTCCATGTCGCATACCAAGCGGGTCCCAATTCTGGTGAATGGGAAAAGGGTGAGCGCAAAAAAGGCCTGA
- a CDS encoding bifunctional folylpolyglutamate synthase/dihydrofolate synthase, with translation MTYEEAVRKIESLQQFGSRPGLERIRGLMGRLGNPQDGLRFVHVAGTNGKGTTCALLASVLCRAGYRTGLYLSPHLSDFRERMQIDGEMISHSDLASLAGRVFPEIEEMESQGEMITEFEAVTAMAFLWYADKACDLVVLEVGLGGRLDATNVIQKPLVSVITSISLDHTKILGDTVEQIALEKCGIIKEGGVTVSYPDQKPGAAETIRRTSMERHNRLVETAVSGVRELSTDLFGTELSWNGIRLHLPFLGEHQVKNAVTALAVLDVLRNSGYSIPEEAVKQGFSEAVFPARFEVLSRSPLVILDGAHNPDGTAALASAVRQYLPGRGLIAVMGMLKDKDVDAALKNLSGLFSYVITTEPSSPRAMSAHELAERWRRLGIPAEPAAGQDEALRMAHGRLSSNGALLICGSLYLAGAVRSHALKLWSPAKK, from the coding sequence ATGACGTATGAAGAAGCGGTCCGAAAGATTGAATCCCTGCAGCAGTTCGGCTCCCGGCCGGGCCTGGAGCGCATCCGCGGTCTGATGGGGCGTTTAGGAAACCCTCAGGACGGGCTTCGATTTGTCCATGTGGCCGGGACCAACGGCAAGGGGACGACCTGCGCACTCTTGGCTTCCGTTCTGTGCCGTGCGGGATACCGTACCGGGCTGTATCTTTCTCCTCATCTGTCGGACTTTCGCGAACGGATGCAAATCGACGGCGAGATGATTTCCCATTCCGATCTGGCTTCTCTTGCCGGCCGCGTTTTTCCGGAAATCGAAGAAATGGAATCTCAGGGAGAGATGATTACGGAATTTGAAGCCGTCACCGCGATGGCTTTCCTGTGGTATGCGGATAAGGCCTGCGACCTCGTTGTGCTGGAGGTTGGCCTCGGGGGGCGTCTGGACGCGACCAATGTGATTCAAAAGCCGTTGGTTTCGGTGATTACCTCCATTTCGCTGGACCACACTAAAATCCTTGGCGATACGGTGGAGCAAATTGCTCTGGAAAAGTGCGGGATCATCAAGGAAGGCGGAGTGACCGTCAGCTATCCCGATCAGAAGCCCGGCGCGGCGGAGACCATCCGGAGAACCTCCATGGAGCGGCACAATCGTTTGGTTGAAACGGCTGTTTCCGGAGTGAGGGAGCTTTCCACCGATCTTTTCGGGACGGAGCTTTCCTGGAATGGAATCCGGCTGCATCTTCCGTTTTTGGGAGAGCATCAGGTGAAAAACGCGGTGACTGCCCTCGCCGTGCTCGATGTGCTGCGAAATTCCGGTTATTCCATCCCGGAGGAAGCGGTGAAGCAGGGTTTTTCCGAGGCGGTGTTTCCCGCCCGGTTCGAGGTTCTGTCCCGCTCGCCTCTGGTGATTTTGGACGGAGCGCACAACCCGGACGGAACCGCCGCGCTGGCTTCCGCGGTCCGGCAATACCTTCCGGGCCGCGGCCTGATCGCCGTGATGGGGATGCTGAAGGATAAGGATGTCGATGCGGCGCTGAAAAACCTGTCGGGACTGTTTTCCTATGTGATCACAACGGAGCCCTCCAGTCCCCGCGCCATGAGCGCCCACGAATTGGCGGAGCGGTGGCGGCGGCTGGGAATCCCCGCCGAGCCTGCGGCGGGACAGGACGAGGCGCTTCGCATGGCACACGGCAGACTGAGTTCCAACGGCGCGCTTTTGATCTGCGGGTCCCTCTATCTTGCCGGGGCGGTGCGTTCCCATGCGCTGAAACTTTGGAGTCCGGCGAAAAAATAG
- the spoIIAB gene encoding anti-sigma F factor, which produces MKSLNEMSVSFPSCSSNEAFARAAVAAFVAQLDPTVDELCDIKTAVSEAVTNCIVHAYRDTIGTVYITCRLYENGAVTVRVRDRGCGIEDIEQAMQPLFTTQEGERAGLGFAVMQSFMDRLHVISKPGKGTTVTMKKTIERRPQKNG; this is translated from the coding sequence TTGAAGTCACTCAATGAGATGTCGGTTTCGTTTCCAAGCTGTTCGTCCAATGAGGCGTTCGCACGCGCTGCGGTTGCGGCGTTCGTCGCACAGCTGGATCCCACGGTGGACGAGCTCTGCGATATCAAAACGGCGGTGTCGGAAGCGGTGACAAACTGTATCGTGCATGCCTATCGGGATACCATAGGAACCGTATACATAACCTGCCGCTTATATGAAAACGGCGCCGTTACAGTCAGGGTCCGAGACAGGGGCTGCGGAATCGAAGATATTGAACAGGCAATGCAGCCGCTTTTTACAACACAGGAGGGAGAACGGGCCGGGCTCGGTTTTGCAGTAATGCAGAGCTTTATGGATCGGCTTCACGTCATCTCCAAACCCGGAAAGGGGACGACGGTCACGATGAAGAAGACAATTGAGCGCCGCCCTCAGAAAAATGGATAG
- the metA gene encoding homoserine O-acetyltransferase MetA, producing MPIRIQNSLPACHVLESENIFVMTQERAMSQDIRPLKIVILNLMPTKIETETQLLRQLSNSPLQVDVELMQMASHISKNTPQTHLNTYYKTFSELKDQKFDGMIITGAPVEKLPFEEVDYWPELCDVMAWSRRNVYSTMHICWGAQAGLYYHYGVPKYLLPKKVTGIFMHSVLFPLHPLVRGFDDDFWAPHSRYTEIHREDVAVHPELELLTESGEAGPHIIAAKSGRQFFVTGHEEYDRDTLKKEYLRDLEKGIHPEMPKNYFPGNDATKEPPFVWRSHASLMFSNWLNYYVYQQTPYDIKDISESI from the coding sequence TTGCCGATCAGAATACAGAATTCTCTGCCTGCCTGCCATGTGCTGGAATCGGAAAATATTTTTGTCATGACCCAGGAGCGGGCGATGAGCCAAGACATCCGCCCACTGAAAATTGTCATTTTAAATCTGATGCCGACAAAAATAGAAACGGAGACCCAGCTGCTGCGCCAGCTGAGCAATTCGCCGCTGCAGGTGGATGTGGAATTGATGCAGATGGCTTCTCATATTTCCAAAAACACGCCGCAGACGCACCTGAATACTTATTATAAAACATTCTCCGAGTTAAAAGATCAAAAATTTGACGGAATGATTATTACCGGAGCCCCGGTGGAAAAGCTTCCCTTTGAAGAGGTCGACTACTGGCCGGAGCTTTGCGACGTGATGGCGTGGAGCCGCAGAAACGTCTATTCTACCATGCACATCTGCTGGGGAGCACAGGCCGGGCTTTACTATCACTATGGAGTGCCCAAATATCTGCTGCCTAAAAAGGTGACGGGCATCTTCATGCACAGCGTCCTTTTTCCCCTGCATCCTCTGGTGCGCGGTTTCGACGACGATTTTTGGGCGCCGCATTCGCGCTACACGGAGATTCACCGAGAAGACGTTGCCGTTCATCCGGAACTTGAACTATTGACCGAGTCCGGGGAAGCGGGACCCCATATCATCGCGGCAAAAAGCGGGCGCCAGTTTTTTGTCACGGGACATGAGGAATACGACCGTGACACCCTGAAAAAAGAATATCTGCGGGACTTGGAAAAGGGAATCCACCCTGAGATGCCAAAAAATTATTTTCCGGGAAACGACGCGACAAAAGAGCCGCCGTTCGTCTGGCGCAGTCACGCGAGCCTGATGTTTTCCAACTGGCTGAACTATTATGTGTATCAGCAGACGCCCTACGATATCAAGGATATCTCCGAATCGATCTGA
- a CDS encoding sigma-70 family RNA polymerase sigma factor produces MDRDQAVRENIGLVHSCARHFRGRGVEYDDLFQAGCLGLVKAVDHFDPDRGVKFSTYAVPVILGEIRRLFRDGGTIKVGRSLKELSLRATRLSSEFSEREGRTPTVRELADLLNVEPEQAAEALGAAQMPVSLTAADEDGGGQIDVEVDSEDDKIAELLSLKQVVTELEPRDRSIIIFRYFQNRTQVETASALGMTQVQVSRREKKILKELQLKLT; encoded by the coding sequence ATGGATAGGGATCAGGCGGTTCGGGAAAATATCGGACTCGTCCATTCCTGCGCAAGGCATTTCCGCGGACGCGGCGTCGAGTATGACGATTTGTTCCAGGCGGGATGTCTGGGCCTTGTCAAGGCGGTCGATCACTTTGACCCGGACCGCGGCGTCAAATTTTCCACTTACGCGGTTCCCGTGATTCTGGGGGAGATCCGCAGATTGTTCCGGGACGGCGGGACAATCAAAGTCGGGCGCAGCCTTAAGGAGCTCTCGCTCCGGGCTACGCGTCTTTCCTCCGAATTTTCGGAACGCGAGGGCAGGACGCCGACCGTCCGGGAACTGGCTGATCTGCTCAATGTGGAGCCGGAACAGGCGGCAGAGGCCCTGGGCGCGGCGCAGATGCCGGTTTCTCTCACGGCGGCGGATGAGGACGGGGGAGGCCAGATCGATGTCGAAGTGGACTCGGAGGATGACAAAATCGCCGAATTGCTGTCGCTCAAACAGGTTGTGACGGAACTGGAGCCGCGGGACCGCAGCATTATTATTTTCCGCTACTTCCAGAACCGAACGCAGGTGGAGACCGCATCCGCGCTCGGCATGACGCAGGTCCAGGTTTCCCGGAGGGAAAAGAAGATTCTGAAAGAGCTGCAGCTCAAGCTGACATAA